The Calypte anna isolate BGI_N300 chromosome 20, bCalAnn1_v1.p, whole genome shotgun sequence DNA window TAGCAGGgaggagtggagcagaggaaTTTCTTTGGTGTGTAAAGACGTCTTTGCAGCTGTTTTGTAGTCGTTGTGGTTTTTATGCCGAGCCTCTGGGCTTTATTTAACctccttgggttttgttttgtaaggGTTAATTTAACACCGCTAAccattttattacttttatcaAGAAGAGCAAAGTCTATTTTTGATTTCTGTTTCCTAGTTCTTAGGAACATTAAAACCAGCATACAGCTCTGCCCTGCGTCCGTGCCTTCCTGGGGCTCCTGGTCCCCTCTACCCTCCTCAGCCAGTGGCCCCAGTCCTGCTTGTCGCTCTGGGTCTGCCGGTGTCCGGCACCAGAGGACCAGGGTTTGGTGAGCAGACCAGTGGAGGTGCCTACATCTTCATCAGAATTCCTGCAtccccaccagcatccccatATCACTGCTGGCTCCCCCACTGGCACCCCCACAGCCCCACTATCACCCCCATTGCAGACCAGCAACACCAGGAGATCCAAGACAGTCATATTTATTAGTGCCCATGTCTCTCCCTGCCTGTAACTCCCACACTCCTTGGCCAATTAGCTATCAGGTCCTGCAACTGGCTGgctggctctgcccagctgTGGGACTGCCCCAAACCCACAGCCAAAGCCCTCCCGACCCTCGGGACCAGCACAAGAGCACCCCCAACCCTACCCCTGCTCTGGCACTGCCAGCTCCCCCAGGGAGCACCCACTCTTGTTGGGGGGAGACGCCAGCATCGCCGCCACACTCCAGATCTTGGGTTTCTGGCAGTTCTCACCCTGCCCAGGGCTTGGATACCCCTCGGGGCTGTCCCTGCAGCGgtcctgcccagggctggggctaGGGCCCTGGGGGACACCTGCATGGACCCCCTCGCCCTCGCTGTCCTCTCCTTCCGAGGCTCTGCGCGGTGCCCAGCACACCTTGTTCTCCTTCTTGAGGCGTCGGCGGGCATTGGCAAACCAGGTGGAGACCTGGGTGAGGCTCATCCGGCTGACCACAGCCAGCATCACCTTTTCCCCCTTGCTGGGGTAGGGGTTCTTGGGGTGCCGTGCCAGCCAGGCCTTCAGCGCCCCGGTGCTCTCCCGTGCTGCTGCCGCCTTCACCCGCCCCGGCTCTgcgggcaggggctgctggcagcagggtgggcagagtgtggtgctgggcagcagccccGGAGGCACCTCATAGGCTGGTGAGACCTGGAGGGGCAGAGGGGTGTCAGGGCAGGGGTCATCTACAGTggaggagagggctgggggacATGGGAAGGGGACAGAGCAGTGTCATCCTCATCCCCTCCCGGCACTGCTCACCCCAAGCTGCTGGAATGCAGGGTGGCTCAGGGAGATGATAGGGGGATTCCAGGGGACTTGGGACAACAACTCCCAAACCCTGACCCCCCAACCACCCCACCCAGCCACAGCCCAGTCCCTGTAGGAATCCCTCATGCAAGTCCCCCAGGATTTGCTGGGCAGCACTTACCGAGGGTGCCAGGAGGCTcaggggtggtggcagcaggcTGTAACTGGCCAGCACGGGGCAGGGCAGCAAGGCTTGGGGGGGTCCCCACAGGGCCGCCCAGGGCCCCCCGCAGCCCCTTGGTTCCCGTCCTGGGCTCCCCTCACCCCGAGGAGCTGCCATGGTACAAGTAGAggagccagggagctgctcctggggttTTTATATCTGCCGGGGTCCATGGTGACTGACAGCTGATTAGGGGGCATTAGCACCCACAGAGCGTCAGCAGGGATCTGAGGCAGCTGatgctgccccctccccagctatTGATGGACAGGCACTGGCCAGGAGCATTCCCCCCCCTTGCCTGCCAACAGCCAGAATGAGCCTAGGATGCTCCTGTCCCCCCAACCCTTTGCAGCCCATGGGAATGGGATGTAGTGGCACTGAGGGCTGGTGCATGGGGACCACATGAGCACCATGGACACCCACAGCCATAGGGACACATGTAGGACATGCAGGGCTCTGTTCCAGCAACAAGAGCTGTAGTTCCTAGCCTTTACCCCAGTGGGGTTCAGCAGAGGCCCCCCCTAACTGCAGTGGGCAACTGCAGGGGACTGGCAGCAGAACCTGTGCAGCACCTAATGGACATGGGGGTGTGAGGTGCTGTGCCCAGCCTGCTCAGCTGCCTTCTTGGCCAGATCCTCACAGGATCCTGGCTGCCAAGGGGCGATGGGGAAGGGGTCACACAGCCCCAGGGACCCTTCACGTGTGTGAGGATCCCACCCCATGAGCACTGGGCATTCCTGGGAGCAGTGGGAAGTCAGGACAGCAGTGGGCAGCTGGGTGAGAGGCCCCATGGGCCCACAACCCCCCACCTCGCCAGCTCCTGCCACTGCACCACCCCGCTCAGACTGGGATTATCCCACAGGTTGTGTCCGTCATTAAATACCGACTAATAACGCTCTCAGGATATTAAATATGTAACAAACCCGCTTAGTGCTGGCCGGGGACAGGACGGGAAGGTCACCGGTGCTGACTGCCCTGCTGTgggccctggcagcagcaggaggtccAAGGGCAGAGATGACAGCACTGGCAGAGAGGGACATGTCCCCAAGCCCCTGTTGCACCCCATGGCCACAGCCCTGGCCCTTCCCGGTGCTCCCTGATCCCAGATATCCCATCCCAGTCCCCTCCTTGGGCTGGTCCCATGCCCTTGGCAACCCCTGGGCCTGGAGGTCACTGGGCAGCCAGGAGCCAGTGTCACAGGGAaggaggggacagcagggatggGCAGCTGGACCAGCCCTGGCCACGGCCCTCTAACAGCCCTGTAACCTTGTCCCCATGGGACTCCTCCAGCCCTAATCAGCGGGGTGGATCTGCTTGATTAGATAATGGGGCTGTAATCTAGGAAAGCGCCTGGGGATTGTGATGTGCCGTAACCCTGCCCTGCACAGCTGGAGAGAAAGAGCCACAGCCACCCACCCGCAGGGCCAGCAGGCACAGCTGGACACTGCCCCAGCACTGCGGCTGCACCAGAAGGCAGCAGGACACAGACACGGCCAAGACTGAGAGAAAGTCGCTGTGGCTGCCGGTCCAGGGGAGGTGGGGGACACCCATAAACTGCTCCTTGGCTGAAAGGGAAGGTTGAGGGTCCCACCTGGAATCCAAGCAGATCCTGGCACAGCCCAAAGGCCACAGACGAGCCATAGGCTCCATGGGGACAGTGGATGGCTGCAGGCTGGCCTCAGGGGAGCTCCAGCGGCTCCTGGGTGGTTCCCGGcctttttcccctcagcagATAATCAGTTTAATGCAAAAGCAGAGAACTAAAACTCCAAGATTAGCTGTTATAATCACATGTAAACACTTCCAGACAATCCGCTCAGGGAGGGGCAGTGCGTGTAGTTGGGGACAGAGTTACATGGGATTTAGGCTGTTTACCACTCAATTAATTTCATGACTCTGCCCCAGACCTGGGGCAGTACCAGATGCCCGGCTCACTTCCCAGGAGTCAAGGTCACTCAAGTGGGAAGAAGCCAATGGCACAAGGCAGCCCCTGGCAGCCACAGGCCTGGCACCAGTGTCAGGCTCAGGgccccccctctcccctgcctggggacaccGGGAAGGGACTATAGCTCATAGACCCTCCCgacaggcacacacacaggtTTTAATCCCTTTTTATTCATAAGCATCGTCAAAGCAAACCCCTCCCATAACCACCTGCGACCCAGCTCCAGAGTCTGTCcctcttctgaagaaaaatagaacattttctgcctctgccaCGGGTCCTGCAGTCCAGAGCCCCGCGGTGCCTGCCCGCAGGCCGGAGCACCCCAGGGAGGGGCGGCTGCCCCGTGGCCTCCCGCACTGTACCGTGGCTGTGCCCAACCCCACGGCTCCTCCCAGGGTCCTGCCGTGCTGGGCAGATGCCAATCCAAGAACGTGATTCAGGAAAAAGGATTTCAGGCCATCAAGTGCAACAGAGCCTGACCACCCCACACAGCCTGACAGAGGCAGCTGTCCGTGCCGGGGGGACACACTGGATCCTCGTGGCACATGGCCGGGTGGGCAGCGTAGCCCTGGATGTCCCGGGTAGTGCCAAAGCAATAAGGCAACTGCTGGGGtaggcagctcctgcctggtcTCGGTGCTATTCTGCCAGCGTGATGACATCGTAGTGGATTCCCTGCTGCAAATGCTggatctgctctgctgtggcctCGGCAGTAAACACGCCCTGGGCCTGGGCCATGGCAGCATCAGCCACTGCTGTGGGGACAAGGGGAACGAGGGTCAGGGCTGGTGGCTGCCCAGGGACCCCAGAGCTTGAGGGGATGGGGCAGGTTTAAGATAACAGCAAAAGGTTCTGCCCGCCAGGACCTTGGCCGAGACCCTGCGGGACATGGGGCTGGCAAAGCCACaccagagctcagccctggaCTCACCTGAGACAGCCGAGTGtgcagctgcctccagctgtgCCTGGGTGACCAGCTGCTGCTCGGGTGAGACGGGCATGTATTGTATCTGCAGGGAGAGCAAAAGTGGGGTCTGGGAGGAGCAGGGTCTCTCCTGAGTGTGGCTCTggccacagctgctgcagccagtcCAGACCACGTgcacatcccatccctccctctccaaACCCTCCTCACTCAggcccagctgctcctggcccctcacctgctgctctgggaggaaCTGGCTTCCCTGCTCGTACTGGATGTGGGTGATCTGACCATCCTGTACCTGGGGACAAGCCATGAGGCTGCATTAGGGCATcccagcccctgagcagagctgtgactTCAACAGAGTACTCCCCCTCCCCGGGAGCAGGAGGAGGTCCAGCCCCAAACACAGCACCCTCAGGGGACCCCCCTCCATGGCCTGTGGGGAGCAGACAGCCTGAGGCCTACCTGGATGTGATGTCCCTCTGGGACAACAACGTACTCGTGGGGAAGCAAGTGCTGTACGCCATCCTGGGCAATGATGTACTGAACCTGCAAACACAGGGATTCAGACCCAAAAAGGTCACTGCTGCCTGTCCCCCCACCAGGCTGGTTCTTGCCTCTCTCTGTGCCTGTTTCCAccccacctctccctgctgccccagctctcccctTTCCAGCTCCAAGGACCCCTGGGATGTGCCCCTCCCTCACCTGGTTGTCAGAGGTCACCAAGTGCTGCACTGTCTGTCCGTCAGCTGTCGTGATCTCCTGGATGTAGGCAGCCTCCTCCTGTGGGTCAGCAACAGTTTGGCACTAGGAGGGGTGCTGAATGCAGCCCCCCAGAAGGGGGAACCCCCCAgaccaggagcagctgcaggggacTGAGGGGCTCTGCTCACCTGGCTGGTGACACTCTGCTCCTGTGCCACAATGATGTGCTCCTGCCCCAGCGCCTGCTGAAGCCGCTCAGgagccagcactgcctgcccagcctgcagagctgctgcaaggcagaggcagagggtgTGGAGACTGCCCGGcagccccctgctccctgccagtcCCCACTCCCCatcagctccctgccccagtgGGGACCACAGCACTGTCCCTTGGCAGATCAGAAGCTAAAATAAACTATCCCAGTGTGAGGGAAACAAGAGGTCCAAAATGACATCCCGAACAGAGAGTGAATCCTTCTCATTTGAACCAAGCTGAATCTGCTGGGCCCTGCTGGAACCCCCTGCTCTGCACAAACTGTGCTCCTCTCCCCCCAAATCCTGCTACTCTGCAGGAATCTGCTGGTCCTGACCCAGACCGGCCAGTCCCCACTGTAGGGGGTCTGTCCACAGGGAGCCCACAGGCTCCTTGGGTCACATCTTACTCTGCAGAGTGGCCAGCGTGTCCTCATCACTATTCAGAATGATGGTCTGGGGGGCAGCAGCCGCAGGCACTGGTGGCCTCTTCACCTCCGAGCTGTGCAAACGCTGCATGTGGAACTTGAGGTGTCCATTACGGTTGAACCTGCAGAGGACAGAGAGCGAGGGGGGGTCTGCCACGGGCACGTCACACAGTATGGcctgtcccagctcccagcatgcTCCCATGAGCACCCACGCCTTGGATCTCCCTATGGAGAAGCTCCTTGGAGATGGACTTGGTCCTGTCTGCAAGCAGAAGCTGTTCCCAAGGGCAGGGTTCCTTCTAAGAGGATGGCTTTTGGAAGAGGGCCAGGGCACCCAGCTCCTTGCCAGCATCCCATTTCCCCTAAAGCCCTTGGGAGCTCCACAGGACCTCCTGTGGCTGTGCTCACCTCTGCCCACAGACCTGGCAGGCGAAGGGCTTCTCGTTGGTGTGGGTCAGTGTGTGCCTGCGCAGGTCCTTCTTGTTCTTGGAGGCAAAGCTGCAGTGGTTGCATTTGTGTGGCCGCAGGCTGGCGTGCTGGACCATGTGGCTCTGGGGACAGGAGGACAGGCCCAGGGTCAGAAAGTCCCCACTTCCCCACACCTCTTGTTCCTGGGGCAGCTCCACGCCAGGGAACTTACCCGGACCTCCGGCCACAGTGCTGCGGTGAAGGGGCAGTCGGGACATTTGAAAGTGCTGGGCCCAATGTGGGCTCTCTTGTGACTCTCCATTTCTGCCCTCCCTGTGAACATGGCTGTGCAAATCTTGCAGGAAAACTTTTTGGCTGTGGAAATCTTGCATGAGAGCTTCTTGGTTGTGGAAACCTTGCACGAAAGCTTCTTGGCCACGCCTTGGAGCGCAGGCCACTTGACCTTTGGGGATGAGACTTCCTGCCCCTCAGAGGCTGGGGATAAAGACGAGTCCTTCTGGAGCTGCCTGGTGACACACTGCACCAAGGGCCACTTGATGCTGGTGGgctgtccctcctgtccctctgcagacACGGGCAGGACCGCGTCCCTGCTGAGGGGCTGAGAGAGAAACACAGAGTCACACCTGTCCACAGGGCTccaaggaggggagggagctcAGCTCCTTACCTCCTCCTGATGGAACTGGCTCCTTGGGGCACCAGATGACACGATGTAGTGGTTGCTGTGGTCCTTCAGAGTCTCCTCAGCCATCACAGCTTCGCTCACCACAACAGCATGGGAGGTCTCCACGGGGCTCTCTTCCTCACTGCTGGAGGACAGGCTCAGGGAGatctgcctcctcctctgacCACTAAACCCCGCCTTGTTTGTGGTCAGAGGAGCCCCTGTCTCCCCAGTCCTCCCACAGCTGACCTGTACAGCGTGCTGGGGGCTGGGATCTCCTCACTGATGGGGGTGATGATGCTGTACTCTGTTGTCCCACCGAAGGGGATGGTgatctgctgcagctctgagccacccagagctgcctcctCATATGCCTCCTGCACCAGCGTCTCCCCTGGCTCCGCCACGTGCAGCGTcaccagcttctgctgctgctgctcctcagagaCCACCTCTGTGCCTTCCTCTTGCACCACACAGGGGCCCTGTGCCTCCCCCGCCTCCCCTGGCTTCACCACAGCCACCTGGGGGGAACAGCAGCTCAGAGGGGGAGCCAGACAtcccctggagcagagcagggctggggactgCAGATGGACTGCCCCCTCTGCCATCCCTCGGTGGGCATGGCCCTCCCACAGCCTCCTCACCTGCAGTGAGCCCGTGGCCAGCTCCCGCTGACTGCTCATGTTCAGCAGCAGGTCCAGGGCAGTCTGCGTGGCCAGTTCTGCTGACCCAGCTGCATCTACCAGGGGAGGAGGACAGGGTCAGGCAGGTGCTTGCTCTACCTCCCCATCCCAACCCCTCTCCATTTACCTTGTTCATAAATGATGGTGGCCCCTTCCAGGGTATCCTGTGAGAGGACAGGGGGCTCAGCTCCTGGGACAGCCTGCACTGTGTGGAAGGTGTCGGGGCCGAGAGGCACCTGCAGGAgagggggagctgagggggctgggggcactgggggggggaggagggggcaggcagcagcactcaCTGGGGGAGCAGCCTCTGGCTCAGCTGGGGCCTGcacctggctgtgctgctgcttcagctcctcGATTTGCTGCAGCGTGAAGAAGGGTCGGCGACGGCAGGGTGGCTCCTCGGGGTGCCTCTGAGCCCACTCTTCGAAGGATTCGGGGTGCCGGCAGTGCACGTGGAGCCGCAGGTTCTTCTTGTGCTTGGTGGTGAAGTGGCAGAACTCACAAGCGAAGGGCTTCCCTCCTGTGGGACACAGGGCTCAGTCAGGGTGTACCTGAGGGACAGTAGGAGGGCACAGAAGGGGGCAGGGGGCAGCTCCTCTCACCTGTGTGCTTGATAGCCATGTGGGAGACCAGGAAGTCCTCACGGAAGGTGGAATACTTGCAGAAGCTGCACTTGTAGGGCTTGTCGTTCATGTGTGACAGCTGGTGGTTCAGCAGCACCTTCTTGTCCTCACAGACGTAGTCACAGAACTCACACTTGAACCTGCCAGGACAGGGCCACCCATCATGGGGGCAGCAGGGACCCCTTGCAGTCCCCACCgaggggcagcagggacaggggcaTCCCCAGGGGTGCAGCAGGGCCCCACCTGCGGTTGGCAATGGCCTGGATGTGGGTCAGCAGGTGCATCTTGAAGGTGTAGCGTTTCTTAAAGGACTTCCCACACTGCAACGAGACAGAGTGAAGCAGGGTTCACCTCCTGAAGTGccttccctcctgccagcccctccTCAGGCTCTGTCCCTCCCTCACCTTGTCACACATGTGTggtttctctgtgctgtgtgtcTTCATGTGCTGTGTCAGCCTCTTCTGCATGGGGTAGATGCGGTTGCAGACGGGGCAGGGGAAGGAGTTCAGCTTTTTGGGctggagggagagcaggagggtgagctgagcctgggggGGGTTCACCTGTGTCCTTACCCTCTCCCCACTGCTAGACCTGGGCTGCCTTTCCTCAGGTGATCCAGACACTGCCCTCAGCGAGGCACCAGCAGGGTGTGGAGacccaggcacagccctgcccaccccaTACTGAGGCAGCCAGCAGGGCACTCAGACTCACCGGATCAGCACGCTTCTTcctgaaaaagacagaaaacccCCTCCTGTCAGCCACGTCCAAGCTCCTGTACCCAGATGCCAACACTGCCCTTTTTGGAAAGGGAtggagggcaggagagggggTGGCCACGGCtaccctgccagggcaggaggagcagggcctGTGCCATTCAGCTGGGCCGTGGGACAGTTTTTAGGGCTGTGCATCCCTCACCTGTCCCGGCTGTGTACTGTGGAGTGTCGGATGACATCTTTCTTGTACACACTGGTGTAACTGCACTCCTCACACTTGTAGGGCTTGCTGCCCACGTGGTTGAACATGTGttcctgtgaggagcagagcGGGGCATCAGTGGGGCCCCAAGCCCCACAGTGAGGTagggagaggtgggagggagCCCACCTTGAGCGAGGACCATCGGCGGGAGCGGTAGCTGCACTGCAGGCACTTGAAGAGCTGGGGGTCGTTGGCCTCGTGGGAGTTGACGTGGAAGCGCAGATCATCGTGGGTGAGGAACCGTGACCCACAGATGCGGCACAGGAAGGGCCTCATGAGGGGCTTGGGAGACTTGTAGTAGTACCTGAGGCGGGGAGAGAGGGGCTGAGTGCCTCAGCAGGGGCTGGACCGGCCCTGGGCAGAGGCCAGAGGGCCCGGCTCGGCACACACCCTCACCTGTGCCCCATGTACTTGCGGTATCTCTTGCCCAGGAAGCGGCGGGAGGGCCGCCCGCGCCGCCTGGGGGGGGTGTCCGCCTCCTCGGGGCCCGTGTTGGAGGAGGGGTCCTTGTTCTCAGAGTCAGACTGGCTGATGCTGGGCTCTGCCAGGCTCTCGCTGGTCCCATTCTCCAGGCCAGAGGAACTGGCTGCTTCCAAGCTGTGCAGCTCGCAGCTGGGTGTGCTCTGGGATGTCACCAAGGGCTccacctcccctcctgcccagcacaaCAGAGCACAGATCAGTCAAGCACCTCCcccggagccccaggagcacccgctgctccctgctccagcccagctccccgCACCCTCCGGCCTGTCTTGGGGTGCATCCTCCAGACGAGGGGCCTTGCGGGGTCTCCCTGGGCGCCGCCGGGGTCTCTCCTCGCTGGAGGTGGGGACCGTGCGGCTGAGCCTGGGCAGGCGGCCTCGGGGCTCATCCTCAGCTGGGTTGTAGTCACTGTCCTCTGGAGGGAACCAGGACGAGGGGTCAGGCGGGGACTGGGACAAAGCAAAGCTCCGTGAGATGGGGGAGGACGAGTCCTACCTTCAGGGTCATCAATAGCACCAGCATCCATGAtatcatcctcctcctcctcctctgccacctcctcctccgcAGTCTTAGGAGCAGATCCTCCCTTTCGGGAACGACCTTTCTTCACAGCCAGAGCTGAGCCCACTGCCAGAGAGATAAGAACAAAAACTCATCACCAACCTGTGGGGGGTGGGTCCTCACAGCCCCACCCCTCCCCAAATCCCCCTTGGTGCACACCTGGATGGAAGTGCCGCTCCTTCATGTGGTTGATGAGCGTTTTCTTGGAGACACTCTTGTACTGACACATCTTGCACTTGAActgctgcaccaccaccactTCCATCATCTCCTCCAGAGTCTCCATGtctggctgctccagctcctctccaccATCAGCCTCCCGGGGCTGGTCAGGCcgtgcaggcagctgcagggcttCTGACTGCTCGAGAGGGTCAGAAGGGCCAGGCTGGTCGAGGCAGGTGGAGGTTGGTCCATCAGCAACAGCTTCTATTGCCAAGCTACTGGCCAAGGCAGAAGTGGCCATCTGGGACACCATGGGGGCTCCTGGAACATCAGAACCAGCTCAGCCACGGAGCAgagccctgcctgcacccaccCCGAGGGCTGGATGCCAGCTCAGGAGCAAGTGCCATACGTTCAGCACATCCACAAGAACTCTGGAACAGGGGTGGATGCAGAGGGGACACTGGCTCcaggccctgctctggcagagcagccccagtgcAGTGACAGCCACCTCCAGGTGTGCCCTTACCATCATCAGGGCCCTGCAGAATGAGGTACTGAGTGGTCTCTGCCCCTCCATCCTCTGCGCTGGTCACAGCAATGCACCCTgtgagggagaggagagcagacCTGTGACTGACacactgggctgcagagcccctgggGCCCTCCCAGCCTCAGCACAAGTGGGAAGGGGCGAGAAAGATctggctctggggacacagcaTATGTTGATGCTTCCCCACTGCCTCCCAAGACCTGACACAGCCCTAgcaccctccctgctgcaggcagggcactCCTGAGGGAGCACACACTCACTCTGGATGATGTCAGGCCCGATGGTGGACTCGATGATTTTGTCAATGGCAGAGCTGAGGTCTGAGGATGTGGAGGCAGTGGAGTCTGACACAATGGTGGCTCCATCAGTGATGACGCTGGAGTGGACCAGGACTTGTGGGGACTCTGACACCATGATGGACTGGGTCACAGTGGAGACACTGGAGACCAAGGTGGACTGGGCGATGGAGGATGAATCTGGCAGATAAATCCTGGGAACAGCATcggtgctggagctgctctccGACACCTCTTCCTGGCAGAAAAATGAGTCCAAAAGAGCTCAGCCAAGACCTTTCCAGGGACAGGCCCACGGGGCAGCCAGTATATATAGATAGCAGTGATATGTCACTGTGGGACGGCTAGAAAAGGCACCAGAGCCACTCCCGGGGTATCACTTCGGACCACAGGAAGAGCCCAAGCTCTCCTCCTCGGGCCGGCAGCAAACA harbors:
- the ZNF335 gene encoding zinc finger protein 335 isoform X6, whose product is MEENAVESSSDAAPLAAQEEPSESGLGVGSSEAVSADSSDSAAAPGPLSRPDDSGVGQSSDSSGVSLEEVSESSSSTDAVPRIYLPDSSSIAQSTLVSSVSTVTQSIMVSESPQVLVHSSVITDGATIVSDSTASTSSDLSSAIDKIIESTIGPDIIQRCIAVTSAEDGGAETTQYLILQGPDDGAPMVSQMATSALASSLAIEAVADGPTSTCLDQPGPSDPLEQSEALQLPARPDQPREADGGEELEQPDMETLEEMMEVVVVQQFKCKMCQYKSVSKKTLINHMKERHFHPVGSALAVKKGRSRKGGSAPKTAEEEVAEEEEEDDIMDAGAIDDPEEDSDYNPAEDEPRGRLPRLSRTVPTSSEERPRRRPGRPRKAPRLEDAPQDRPEGGEVEPLVTSQSTPSCELHSLEAASSSGLENGTSESLAEPSISQSDSENKDPSSNTGPEEADTPPRRRGRPSRRFLGKRYRKYMGHRYYYKSPKPLMRPFLCRICGSRFLTHDDLRFHVNSHEANDPQLFKCLQCSYRSRRWSSLKEHMFNHVGSKPYKCEECSYTSVYKKDVIRHSTVHSRDRKKRADPPKKLNSFPCPVCNRIYPMQKRLTQHMKTHSTEKPHMCDKCGKSFKKRYTFKMHLLTHIQAIANRRFKCEFCDYVCEDKKVLLNHQLSHMNDKPYKCSFCKYSTFREDFLVSHMAIKHTGGKPFACEFCHFTTKHKKNLRLHVHCRHPESFEEWAQRHPEEPPCRRRPFFTLQQIEELKQQHSQVPLGPDTFHTVQAVPGAEPPVLSQDTLEGATIIYEQDAAGSAELATQTALDLLLNMSSQRELATGSLQVAVVKPGEAGEAQGPCVVQEEGTEVVSEEQQQQKLVTLHVAEPGETLVQEAYEEAALGGSELQQITIPFGGTTEYSIITPISEEIPAPSTLYSSEEESPVETSHAVVVSEAVMAEETLKDHSNHYIVSSGAPRSQFHQEEPLSRDAVLPVSAEGQEGQPTSIKWPLVQCVTRQLQKDSSLSPASEGQEVSSPKVKWPALQGVAKKLSCKVSTTKKLSCKISTAKKFSCKICTAMFTGRAEMESHKRAHIGPSTFKCPDCPFTAALWPEVRSHMVQHASLRPHKCNHCSFASKNKKDLRRHTLTHTNEKPFACQVCGQRFNRNGHLKFHMQRLHSSEVKRPPVPAAAAPQTIILNSDEDTLATLQTALQAGQAVLAPERLQQALGQEHIIVAQEQSVTSQEEAAYIQEITTADGQTVQHLVTSDNQVQYIIAQDGVQHLLPHEYVVVPEGHHIQVQDGQITHIQYEQGSQFLPEQQIQYMPVSPEQQLVTQAQLEAAAHSAVSAVADAAMAQAQGVFTAEATAEQIQHLQQGIHYDVITLAE
- the ZNF335 gene encoding zinc finger protein 335 isoform X4, with product MEENAVESSSDAAPLAAQEEPSESGLGVGSSEAVSADSSDSAAAPGPLSRPDDSGVGQSSDSSGVSLEEVSESSSSTDAVPRIYLPDSSSIAQSTLVSSVSTVTQSIMVSESPQVLVHSSVITDGATIVSDSTASTSSDLSSAIDKIIESTIGPDIIQRCIAVTSAEDGGAETTQYLILQGPDDGAPMVSQMATSALASSLAIEAVADGPTSTCLDQPGPSDPLEQSEALQLPARPDQPREADGGEELEQPDMETLEEMMEVVVVQQFKCKMCQYKSVSKKTLINHMKERHFHPVGSALAVKKGRSRKGGSAPKTAEEEVAEEEEEDDIMDAGAIDDPEEDSDYNPAEDEPRGRLPRLSRTVPTSSEERPRRRPGRPRKAPRLEDAPQDRPEGGEVEPLVTSQSTPSCELHSLEAASSSGLENGTSESLAEPSISQSDSENKDPSSNTGPEEADTPPRRRGRPSRRFLGKRYRKYMGHRYYYKSPKPLMRPFLCRICGSRFLTHDDLRFHVNSHEANDPQLFKCLQCSYRSRRWSSLKEHMFNHVGSKPYKCEECSYTSVYKKDVIRHSTVHSRDRKKRADPPKKLNSFPCPVCNRIYPMQKRLTQHMKTHSTEKPHMCDKCGKSFKKRYTFKMHLLTHIQAIANRRFKCEFCDYVCEDKKVLLNHQLSHMNDKPYKCSFCKYSTFREDFLVSHMAIKHTGGKPFACEFCHFTTKHKKNLRLHVHCRHPESFEEWAQRHPEEPPCRRRPFFTLQQIEELKQQHSQVQAPAEPEAAPPVPLGPDTFHTVQAVPGAEPPVLSQDTLEGATIIYEQDAAGSAELATQTALDLLLNMSSQRELATGSLQVAVVKPGEAGEAQGPCVVQEEGTEVVSEEQQQQKLVTLHVAEPGETLVQEAYEEAALGGSELQQITIPFGGTTEYSIITPISEEIPAPSTLYSSEEESPVETSHAVVVSEAVMAEETLKDHSNHYIVSSGAPRSQFHQEEPLSRDAVLPVSAEGQEGQPTSIKWPLVQCVTRQLQKDSSLSPASEGQEVSSPKVKWPALQGVAKKLSCKVSTTKKLSCKISTAKKFSCKICTAMFTGRAEMESHKRAHIGPSTFKCPDCPFTAALWPEVRSHMVQHASLRPHKCNHCSFASKNKKDLRRHTLTHTNEKPFACQVCGQRFNRNGHLKFHMQRLHSSEVKRPPVPAAAAPQTIILNSDEDTLATLQTALQAGQAVLAPERLQQALGQEHIIVAQEQSVTSQEEAAYIQEITTADGQTVQHLVTSDNQVQYIIAQDGVQHLLPHEYVVVPEGHHIQVQDGQITHIQYEQGSQFLPEQQIQYMPVSPEQQLVTQAQLEAAAHSAVSAVADAAMAQAQGVFTAEATAEQIQHLQQGIHYDVITLAE